The following is a genomic window from Pseudochaenichthys georgianus chromosome 9, fPseGeo1.2, whole genome shotgun sequence.
ATCAGATGGAGGACCAGGAGGTGAAACATGAGGTAAAAGAAGACCAGACCCAACCCACCGAGAGCCACACTGAAAAACCACCTCCTGAAACTCAACAGGTGGACAGTAAAGTAGAGAAAGCAAAGGAAAGCGAGGAACATGAGAGGGATTTGCCATCAGAAACAACTAGCATTGTTGAAGCCGGGCAGCCGTGTCAGACAGGAAGAGGAGTAGAGGAAACAGCTCAGGTGGAGGTAAACGCTGCAGAGGAGACAGCTGCTGCAGCGCCTGTAGACAGTGAGGAGCTTCACATCATCACTGAGAAGACTACTGACACTAAGATGGCTGCCACTAGTGAGAAAGTAGAAACCGAGGCCATAGCCGAAGCTCCTGCCGAAGAAGAAGAACCTGACACTGAAAGACAGGAAATGCACACCTCGACTGAAATAGAGACATCCGCTGAAACAtcgatctgtgggaaacaagaaGCAGCAGAAGGGGTTCCTGAGGACGGTGCGCCCGTAGAGGTCCTCGCTGACTGTGATTCTGCAGTACATGCGTTGGTGGAGGTAACTGACAAAGCAGTGGATGAAAAAGAGATCCAAACTCAAGTTCAGATTGATCTTCAGGAATTAACAAGTACTGAGACAAAAGACATTCAAACAGCAGCTCCTGAAGGGGAAGACAGCGCTCTAACAGATGAAACCGCAGTCAAGGGCCAGTCCCCTGAGTTAATTATCGATATCGCAGATCAGGAGCCAGAGGTTAAAGCAGAGATTTCAAGTGAAGTAATAGAACCTGAGATGCCAGAAGAAGTCCAGCTCACACCTGAAGCCAACGACGAAACACACGCTGAGGTAACTGGGAGTGTTGCTCAGGAGAAGGTTAATGTAGATGATGAGTTTATCCTCCTTGTTCCCAAAGGACAAGCTGTAGAGGTGGACATAGAGTTCAGTCAGACATCAGAGAAGTCTCCACGTGATACAGAAGCTCTTTCTGAACCTGATGGCACATGTGAAGCAATAATTGCTCCTGAACCCACTGCAGTATGCCAAGAGACTTGTCAGGCTCCTGATGAAGAAACAACGGCCGAGCATCGTCTGGAAGTCAAACCAGAAGTCGTAGATATAGAAACACTACCCAGAAACGAGTTAGATGCTAAGTACTCTCCTCCAGCAACTGCAGAGGAGCATACCAACAAATCTGAACCCACCACAACATGCCCAGAGACTCTCAATGAAGAGACAATGGCAGAACTGGAAACGAACGTTGCGCAGCCGGAAGATGTTCTACCCAGAAACGAGTTAGACACTACGTACTCTCCTCCAGCAACTACGGAGGAGCATACCAACGAATCTGAACCCACCACAACATGCCCAGAGACTCTCAATGAAGAGACAATGGCGGAACTGGAAACAAAGGTTGCGCAGCAGGAAGATGTTCTACCCAGAAACGAGTTAGACTCTACGTACTCTCCTCCAGCAACTACGGAGGAGGGCAACGCAGAGCAGCAGAAGATGGAGTTGGACTTTCTAGAAGACGAGGGTGTTGTTTCCACTCTGAGGAGCTTTACTCCCCAGGAGGATTTGTCTGAGCTACAGCCAGAGGAAAGACAGTCAGAAGCAGCAGATGTAGAACAAAAGGTAGAAATGCCAACAGTGGAAGAGGCCCCAGAAACAAGCCCTGTTAACGAGGATTTCGTTCCAGAAATGGATCTGCACAAAGAGGATGTCGACCAAAAGATCGAGCAAGATGTGGAAGTTGCAGAGGCTCAAGAGGACATTGTTGAGGAGCTTGGATATGAGATCATTTCTAAACAGGATGTCAAAAAGATGCTCGAACCTGAGATACACAGAGATGCAGAGGAACCAAAACTGGAGTCTGGTCAGGAGAAAGAACAGAAGATGGAGATGGAGGCGGAGGAGATAGTCCTTGATGTGTCCCCAGAAGAAGAGGTCATTGAAGATGATTATGACATCATTGACGCAGAGGAGCAGAGTCAGGCCCAGCTGGCGGCAGAGCTGCAGGGGATGGACTGGTTCTGTCCGACCTGTGGCGGTCTGCTGGCAGAGGACGCCTGCAGCTCGGGGGAGCATCACGACCACGAAGTGACTGCTGTGGACCAGGCCTATGAGGACATCAAGGTAATGTACTGTGTAAATAGGAAAAGGTTGTATATTTAACAGCAGTTCACTACAGAAAATGACGTGTGTGTAGTGACTGCAGCTATACATCTTTAATACAATGGATATTCATCtcttatatatctgagagttttaaaaaatgtttatttAGAGGAAGAGATAAAGATTGACCCCAGTTGTGTAATTAAACTTAAACATAATTGATGTATAACTAGTAGTAAAAATAATGTAGACCATCAATAACTACTGAAAGTAAGTCAAAAGTATGACTTATACATACATGTACAGGTTTCCCAGCATCTCCCAggtttttctgtttttttaacATACTTGCAGGCTGTTACCACGGAAACAACTCGGATGCAGTTCTGATGTCTGATGGCACACTGTTATTAAAGAGCAGCTCATCATCATATACTCCATCAGCATTATTACAACACAGGGTTATGATCATCGCACACTTTGCTGGCATTAGTTTGAGTCTCTGTAGAATAAagtcattttattatttatttattttattaatgcTGGCAGAGCTCACACTGCTGTCAGGCTGCAGCCAAGCACATTGAACTGCCCTGATGTAATGCTCCGCTTTAAAATGGGGAAAGGTCCAGTGTGACATCATAAAGCGGGGACTGCTATGTGATCtgttaacacacacacgcacacagagacacacacactattCTCCCTGCCTATCCCTATGGGTCAGCAGGTCAGCACAGGGTCAGACATTTGCTTTTTAATAGCAATCAACATTGTTTGGGTCTTTTACAAGCCATCGGTCCAGTTTTCAACCTGCAGGTTCATACCTTAAGACATTTATTCACAGATACGATGTATGCATATGTTTTCTATTGTTATTCTGTAATCAGTGAGGATACTTTAGAGAACAAGTGTGACTTGACGATGTGCATTCGGTAAATAATCACAGCTTTTTGCATCTAAAGATTTAGGAAATTACCTGCAACACATTGAAGATGATCAAATGTCATTTCTAAATTATATTCTAGATGATATTTGAGACAAATATCAAAGCTTAGTTTGCAATTATGACCTCAGCACCAAGGTGTGCAGTCTGTTCAGATTTTCCACAAAGGGAGAAACTTGATCAAAGTTTACCTTTCCAGTCCAATCCTAAACTAATATGTGCAATGCCCGACTGCTAGATCTCTTCAGACATGGATGTGTGCAAGTATGCTCAAACattcttcctcacacacacacacacacacacacacacacacacacacacacacacacacacacacgcacgcacgcacgcacgcacgcacgcacgcacgcacgcacgcacgcacacacacacacacacaccatgtatacatcacttcgggggacattacattgacttacatgcatttcctggagacttatcctaaccttaaccataaccaacacatgcctaaccctaacccttacccttaaccttacccttaccttaaccctaatcctaacccttacccttaaccttaccctaatcctaaccctaaccaagtcttcaccctaaaattaatgattccccttatggggacctccaatttgtccccataagggaagccagtccccacacgtgactatgtaaacagaggtccccacaagtatagtaatactagaccacacacacacacacacacacacacacacacacacacacacacacacacacacacacacacacacacacacacacacacctgtctcTTGACCCTTAGAGGAGTGGCGGTCAGCCTTTAATGTGAGCTGTCAGTGTTTGGGTGGGGATCACACTGCTGTTTCTCCTAGAATATCCTTCCTCTACACTAAAAGCTACAGTAGGCAACATTTAACCCAAAATATCAAACTGTTTTATCAATCTAAAAACAGAAAGCATCCATCTCCTGTTAACTTGGACTGTACAGAGCCATTAGATTGCCTTAATACAATTCATACTTTCATACACTTGACGACTTAGTTTGTCATGAAATGTCACTTCTACAAACTTGCAATGAACATATCTTTCTTCACTGAATAGGTTCACTTTGTTCAAATTTCTTTCTGATAATATTAATTTGCACATATTTTCAGTAGTTAATCTGTACTGTAATTATTTTTTGTAGGGGCTTTGAATGGTGCAGGAGTACAGCAGACGAATGAATACTAATACAAAAAAATAGTCATAGTAAATATTGATAAACAATGAATAAATACAAGAATAATAACAAAACAACGAAAGCAATTTTAATTTAAACATGTAAATGAAAGTATTCTTTTTGATTTGGAGTTGTGAACATGTCTATaatcccagctgtgtcttgttgtcaGACGCTTTGGGATGTAAACATGACATGTTACCCTCACGTGTGTGTTTCATCAGGAGAAGCTGAGCGACTGGATCTCAGAGCTTCAGGGCAGGTCGGAGAACATCGAGGACCTGGTGTCTGAGCTCGAGCTGGCCTACAACTCTGTAGAGGTAAACCAAAGTTACTCCACATTTAATACTAAAAGGTACAATACCTTTTTGGAatatttaagataagataagatggacctctATTGATCCCCGTAGGGAAATTCAGGTGTTATAGCATCAACAGaataagaaagaaagaaagatagtACACATGAAAATAATCACAaggataataatattaatacaaataatatagAATAAGAATAAACATGTAGTAACTGTATGAATGTACATATATACAGATATGTAGGCTTGGTTAAATAtataaacatttaaatgtgcaGGTACCAGTGCGGgtgcaattattattaatatgtattGCAGGTTATTTTTGATGGGTTACTCGGTTAACCCTTGGTTGTGGAGCCTGATGGCTAAAAGCACAACTTATTGTATTTGCCATTAGACAAATACATATAATACGTCATAATACATAGTATttcatttgtaaatatttgtaaatATAATATCTCTGTTTTCCGACCCTCTTTTCTCGACTAGGACCAGTTTGTGGAAAGCGAGGCCGCGATGCAGGCGCAGAATGAGGGGATGATGGCTCTGGTGATGGAGCAGTACAACAACATGTCTGTCAGcatggaggaggagaagaaagcCAAATTGGAGCAGCTTTACGACCAGATTGTGTCGTTCCAGGAGAGCATGGACTCAGCCAAGGCCACTCTGGAGACCACGGCCCGAGAGGCTGAGACTGGCGCTCGGGTGAGTCCTGAAGCTGGTTGATTTGTGTATCATTTTCAGCCAATGAAGGTTTTTGACATATCTGATAAAACCCTCTTTTATCTGTTTTCCCACCAGTCACCTGATGAAATTCATGCAAGGTAATGTGCTTTTTAGTGAATGGAGGATGAGCTAATGTGGCTTTGTATACCGTTAATACCAACATTTGACTAGAAAGTGATTCACAATACAATCTGCTGCTTGATCTGCAGTCAGAATTTCACTTTTGCTCTGCTCAGGATACACAACATATATGTTGTGTCACTGAGTTGTAGTTGTGGCTAAATGCTGTGGTTGTGTGGTCAGTCTCAAGGCAGCTCTGGACTCAGCCATGTCACTGGAGCTGGGTCCCAAGGGCCTGCTGGTGTTCGAGGATTACACCAAGGGCAACACTTCCAGCTCTAACCTCGCACAGCGCAAAGGAATCCCAGGTTGGTCTGATGGAAACATATCTCTGCAGATACATCTGACAtatttattgtgcttttttTCTCATTATATGTAGCAGTTGTGAATGTTGAGTTGCTGTGCTCCTCAGTGCCTCAGAGGCCCACGCTGCAGGCTCAGGAGCCGGGCTCAGCCTCCAGCACCAGCGTCACTGTCTACTGGAAGGTCAACCCTGGAGACATCATAGACTGCTTCCAGGTCTACTGCATGGAGGATCCACAAGGAGGTATTTACACTTGAATATGCTGACGGAAGTGCTCCCATCTTTTATGTATAACACCACCTACTGATGTACCATCTTCTAAACGGATTAACAGACATTAagttcatgtatcattttcaTTAAAATTCCAATTAATTCATACTTTTTGTTAATGGGAAGGTTCCGAAATATGTTCTGCTTATAGATATAAGGATTTTCTTAAGTAGCTAAGCCAGGTCATGATTTCTGGAAATATTTTGTTACGGCTTTGAGCACCATAAGCAAAGGCCCATCTACTGGAGTTCCATTGTATTGTAGAGAAAGCAGACACAGTATCTCTAACACTTACTTctcagacaaaaaaaaaaatcaagatgAATAAATTGCACTACACACAGACGGAACATACATGTATTCTCTCGTTTGGTGTTTAACTCCCTCTATTTATTTAGAATAGGTAAATTCACACAAAACCTATGAGGTCTAAATGACTTTCTGATGGAATAAACACTGTGCATGTGTTGTGTCTGCAGCGGTGTCAGAGGAGTACCGTGTGACGGTGAAGGAGAGTTACTGTGTGCTGGAGGAGCTGGAGCCCGACAAGACCTACAAAGTGTGGGTGATGGCCGTCAACTACACAGGCTGCTCCCTGCCCAGCGAGAGACTCACCTTCAGAACCGGTCAGTACACACACTGAAGCTAAAAGTCACAACAACATTGGTCTTTTTTTTACTGGCATTGTGGGGAAGATATATTACATCTATGACATTTCtgttatatttctatatttgtgGGGGTCCAGAAAGACTTTCAAAGGTCATTTGAAGTTGTCAATGACATCTTGTTCTCTTTGTGGCAGCTCCATCAGTGCCAGTGATCGACACGGAGCGCTGCACTGTCATGTGGGACTCAGCCACGCTGCGATGGAGCTCAACAAATCTGACTCCAGAGCAGAGTTACACCCTGGAGTACTGTCGCCAGTATGAGCTGGAGGGAGAGGGGCTCAGGTGGGTGTACAGATAGGTTCATGTATATAAAGAGGtggaaaagacagaaatgtgcaATAATACAATAAATGGAAAGTCGGTCAATTTTGTACGAAACATACTCATAAGAAACTATATCTGATATGAAAATGTAAGGACATGCATATAGTGCTTGCTGTAGTTATTTCTGTCTTTCTGCTTATGCAACACCTGAAATTACCCTAAATCAATTACCCTAAATCAATTACCCTAAATCAATATCAATAaaggcttaaaggtggggtagctaattcacttcagaaacactttttgttatattccatggaatgctcttaacatcccgatagcaatgaatatagctaaaataactggatggcctacctgcctgtcagccttccatctcgtgccctcattggtcatggtcctgtgtgttggaggaggggctctgtgaggaagtctgaaataaggggcagattttttggctgcgtactttcaaattctagcgcactcgagctgctttctccattcttacctaccctgcCTTTAACTAatcatttttttaaaacatttttcttttaatctatgtttgcatgtgtgtgttgcaaCTTAGGTCCATCTCAGCGATCAGAAGCTGTGAACAGAAGGTTCTCCTGCAGCCCAATGAGAACTATCTGTTTTACATCAAAGCTGTGAATGAGTCTGGAGCCAGCGAACAGAGCGAGGCGGCCCTCATTTCCAGCAAAGGTAACTAAACACACGCTTTAACTGTAAGTCTGTCTGGATGTAACATTCCACAAATAGGGAAACAGAACATAATTCACTCATGATATTGTCCTCTTATGTTTCTGTCTTCAGGGACGAGGTTCCACCTGCTGAAGGCCTCGGCCCACCCTGCTCTGGAGCTGTCAGTGGATCAGACCACTGTGCACTACTCTCAGGACGCACACGAAAACACACAATCTCCAGACACACAGTGAGTTTCAGACAGCTTTGGCCACTCCAACAGGAGTTTACATATATAGGTAAATGTGTGAGCTTTAGCATGGTTAGCACACATCTGGAAAACAAATGTATAACACAAACATCTTTATTTGAGTCGGTTTTTAAAAGATCTTAAGGAATCAGTTGCTACAACAATATGTTAAAGCCTTAATATCTTTAATGGTTGGCGACTTCTAAACTAGTAACTCTACTCTAATATTAATTACaaattgtacttttactcccatTTGCTAAACATCTCTATTTTTTGTATTGTACCTGTTGTATTATACCAATGCTAGGACTGATGTTATACATATTTTAGAACCATATAGTTTGGTAGTCAGGGTTAGTAAAGTAAGTTTTGTAGGTAGAATgtctaatatatttatttttttaaacaacatgaTAACAAACAACACTGTATATTTTAAATACTATATGATAGTGTCTGGGCCCCTATTCTCAAGCTTCAGAATGCTCATCATGGTGTTCCATTTCACGTATCTCTATTATGTCTTAGGATTGTTCCTGttctttttaattgtttttatatcaaattGAAA
Proteins encoded in this region:
- the cmya5 gene encoding cardiomyopathy-associated protein 5, whose protein sequence is MEECESLDSEMTELQEVQSEASEALSQDDEDEEEELRNSLREAVQDQSVKPQLQCLMVDQSFSMVTVQSEDSGIVWETASSRCSTPWASETSSTSEAYSMEGAGAAGKITIVFDEEKVIRRRTRSGGRSRLGDRLSRPGSSRSASVLGAERPEMAGVSLPNVKKEKSETEPDLDEIKNKDQQLFSLISEGYEILNIRVPSKLPTVDEEESTELKDNLSYLDQTPMIRSRNNHDWTQNPALQEEGEVLDPHEHSKQDSPQLLEDTEHRHALTQKESTVDIDYFEPFTMIDVAVPEEDDPEQEEEEEQPAAKPNVEEQKETATDSLSASEDSFDFVTDVDIAGEHLDEVFYGEGASADALQRSNEDEAEGRTGMRLESQRSVKEKGSVLFGGEDTILTPIFISSGPPKIIDQILLDEPTAMSFMYSDLYEDAVGERTRSDEEHSEAESVSSEKTYRRRYSDSEEDGYLEKFTLKDDIPSVEVQPESEEGQKEGRVIWSQSRFDMTGCLTKVDIEEEKDKTEEQQTQEVVEDKSEDLQSATFEEKGEIVAVAGKEEEIQLSAVTEEQAVREASEEWIQDMKPGDDQMEDQEVKHEVKEDQTQPTESHTEKPPPETQQVDSKVEKAKESEEHERDLPSETTSIVEAGQPCQTGRGVEETAQVEVNAAEETAAAAPVDSEELHIITEKTTDTKMAATSEKVETEAIAEAPAEEEEPDTERQEMHTSTEIETSAETSICGKQEAAEGVPEDGAPVEVLADCDSAVHALVEVTDKAVDEKEIQTQVQIDLQELTSTETKDIQTAAPEGEDSALTDETAVKGQSPELIIDIADQEPEVKAEISSEVIEPEMPEEVQLTPEANDETHAEVTGSVAQEKVNVDDEFILLVPKGQAVEVDIEFSQTSEKSPRDTEALSEPDGTCEAIIAPEPTAVCQETCQAPDEETTAEHRLEVKPEVVDIETLPRNELDAKYSPPATAEEHTNKSEPTTTCPETLNEETMAELETNVAQPEDVLPRNELDTTYSPPATTEEHTNESEPTTTCPETLNEETMAELETKVAQQEDVLPRNELDSTYSPPATTEEGNAEQQKMELDFLEDEGVVSTLRSFTPQEDLSELQPEERQSEAADVEQKVEMPTVEEAPETSPVNEDFVPEMDLHKEDVDQKIEQDVEVAEAQEDIVEELGYEIISKQDVKKMLEPEIHRDAEEPKLESGQEKEQKMEMEAEEIVLDVSPEEEVIEDDYDIIDAEEQSQAQLAAELQGMDWFCPTCGGLLAEDACSSGEHHDHEVTAVDQAYEDIKEKLSDWISELQGRSENIEDLVSELELAYNSVEDQFVESEAAMQAQNEGMMALVMEQYNNMSVSMEEEKKAKLEQLYDQIVSFQESMDSAKATLETTAREAETGARSPDEIHASLKAALDSAMSLELGPKGLLVFEDYTKGNTSSSNLAQRKGIPVPQRPTLQAQEPGSASSTSVTVYWKVNPGDIIDCFQVYCMEDPQGAVSEEYRVTVKESYCVLEELEPDKTYKVWVMAVNYTGCSLPSERLTFRTAPSVPVIDTERCTVMWDSATLRWSSTNLTPEQSYTLEYCRQYELEGEGLRSISAIRSCEQKVLLQPNENYLFYIKAVNESGASEQSEAALISSKGTRFHLLKASAHPALELSVDQTTVHYSQDAHENTQSPDTQCPSILGELLPAHGHYYWETVVSGSTAYRIGVADSTANRNSPLGENSLSWCLQCVPTPSGCSYQLLHNDVQSSVFVMEMPERVGTLLDYKLGRLSFYNAQSGQVLGSFCQRFPQPCHPALGLEVPGSLEVSMVLEVPEFTKDS